AAAAACCTCCTAAAGGCAGGCTGACAACAAAGAATATATCCTGAACCACATCCATAAATGACTTGGTTATACCTTCGTAGAACATAAAGTCAGTGAAGAATTCCGTTGCCCCAAAGCCGAGCATACTCGGAAGTCCTAGTGCAAAAACTACTATAGCCATCAGTGCTACGGCCTTTCCCCTGCTTATTTTTTTCTCATCAACCAAAAATGCCACCGGCACCTCAAGCAAAGAGATAGTAGACGTTAAAGCAGCAAAGCTCAGTAAAAGGAAAAATCCGCCTCCTACAAAGCGTGCCATTATAGGATCCATAGTCTGGAATACGCCCATTAGCGCTACGAACACAAGCCCGGGGCCTTCACTTGGCGACTGTCCTTGTGAAAACACAAGAGGGAAGATCATTAAACCTGCCAGAAATGCAACCATGGTATCAGCGATGGTAACCATGGTAGCCGAGCTGATAATATTGTCCTGCCTGCCTATATAAGAACCGTACGTGATCAATGCCCCCATACCCAGACTCAATGAGAAAAATGCCTGCCCAAGCGCTGAGTAAATAGTAGCCCCATTAATGAGATCAAAATTGGGAATAAGGTAAAAGTTCACCCCATCCATAGCATTGGGCAAAGTAAGCCCGTAGATTATAATCAGGATCAAAATAACAAACAAAGTGGGCATTAATACCTTTGAAGTGCCTTCGATTCCTTTCTGTACCCCTTTGTAAACGATAAACGCCGTGAGGATCATAAAGGATATGCTGAATAACAGGTTATCGGAATAATCGGCAACATAATTATTAAAATAGCCTGCAAAGTCAGGTTCCTTAAGAATATCCCCAAAACTTACCTGTATAAAATAGCCAAAGGCCCAGCCCGCTACCACATTATAAAATGAAAGGATCATAACACCGCAAATGATACCGAAAAGCCCTACAAATGCCCATGATTTTCCACCAAGCTCCTTATAAGCCCCATATGGGTTAGCCAAAGTACGTCTGCCGACAGCTATCTCACCTACCATCACCGGCAAGCCTATCAAAAATATCCATGCTACATAAATCAGTAAAAATGCCGCTCCACCGTTTTGACCTGCCACATACGGGAATTGCCAAATATTACCTAATCCTACCGCCGATCCTGCCGCTGCGGCAATGAAACCTAACTTACTGGAAAAACCTCCCCTTGCTGCCATTGATAATTGCCATTTTATGAAGTATCAAAGTAAAGTTTAATTTTTCAGGGTTAAAAAACATTTAGCAAATAATCAACGGATCACTAGCCAAAGTATCACCAATACATTTCCAATACTGAGCTGAAAATCATGTATTTATAAAAAAAAATCATTCGGGGTATAATAATTGTACGGCTACCTGTTTTATAATAGAAGCCAGAACAGAATAGTATGAATATCAAGCCAATCGTTATCCTTATAGTACTTCACCTGACGAGCTATGGATTAATGCCGTCACAACAGATTCAAAAGCAAAGTGACCTGAAACTTAGCACAACAAGGGAAGAGGCAGATGCATTAACCGCTAACTATATCCGCTCCTATCCAAACCCTACCAATGGTCCACTTTCTATAACAATGGGTAAGGCCTACAATAAGGTGACAGTAGAAATACGGTCATTATCGGGAAAACTGATAAGTAAAGAGCAGTATGACAACACTGACGAGATAAATACCAATATAAGTGCACCCCGGGGCATATACCTGCTGAGAATAACCGGAGATGACCAGCATCTGATGATTTACCGAATCACAAAAGAATAATAAAGAGGCTAATTTTGCTCCTGTTCAAGAACCTGTAGCTCCTCTTCTGTAAATAAGCGGGATTTAATAATGAAACGAATGCCCAGAGGTATTTCCAGTGAAAAACTGGAACCACGCCCTTCTGTTATATGCAAAGTAAGGTGAGTATGCTTCCAATATTCAAACTGGTCTCTCGACATGTAAAACGGACAATTGGCAACTTCCCCTAATAGTACGTCACTCTCTCCTACCTTGAAATCGCCATCCTCAAAACACATCGGCTGCGACCCGTCACAGCACCCCCCGCTTTGGTGAAACATCAAAGGCCCGTAGCGTTTTTGCAGCTGATCTATGACCTCAAGGGCGTCTTCTGTGGCTTCAATACGTTTAACCATGGCTTTGCTCTTTTTATAAAGTAAGATGGAGCTGCCTGATTGCCCATCAGACAGCCCACCTTAACCCTTAAAACACATCATTTGATTAAAAAAAACCAAGTTTATTCTTATCATAAGAGATCAGCATATTCTTGGTGTTGCGATAATGATTAAGCATCATCTTATGGTTTTCTCTGCCGAATCCGGACTTTTTATATCCACCAAATGGAGCATGTGCAGGATAGGCATGATAGCAGTTTACCCAAACACGGCCTGCCTGGATTGCCCTTGGTATCTGATAGATTTCATGTGCATCGCGCGTCCATAAGCCGGCACCGAGCCCATAAAGTGTATCATTGGCTATGTTTATGGCTTCTTCTGTATCTTTAAACGTGGTAACTGAAGTTACAGGACCAAAGATCTCCTCCTGAAATACCCTCATTTTGTTGGTACCTTTAAATATGGTAGGTTCTATATAATAGCCGTTCTCTAGTCCTGAATTAAGCTTAGCCGGCCCGCCGCCACACAAAACCTCTGCACCCTCCTGCTTACCAATGTCCATATAAGAAAGGATTTTTTCAAACTGGTCATTGGAGGCCTGAGCACCCATCATAGTATCTTCCGCCAGCGGATGCCCCATTTTAATGGACTTGGTGCGCTCCACTACCCTGTCCATAAAGCGGTCATACACTGACTCATGAACAAGGATCCGTGACGGACATGTACAGACTTCTCCCTGGTTCAGTGCAAACATAGCGGCTCCTTCAACACATTTGTCAAAAAACTCGTCATCAGCGTCGGCTATACTGGGCATGAATATATTAGGAGATTTGCCTCCCAGCTCCATAGTTACCGGAATTAGGTTTTCTGATGCGTACTGCATAATCAATCTTCCCGTCGTGGTCTCGCCGGTAAAGGCCACCTTGGCTATTCTTGGAGAATTGGCCAGTGGCTTACCTGCTTCAGGTCCAAATCCGGTCACAACGTTGATCACCCCCGGAGGTACTACCTCCTGAATCAGCTCCATTAGCACCATAATGCTGGTAGGCGTTTGTTCTGCCGGTTTTACTACCGTACAGCAGCCTGCAGCAAGTGCCGGAGCAATTTTCCATGTAGCCATCAGTAGCGGGAAGTTCCAGGGTATGATTTGCCCTACAACCCCTAGCGGTTCTTGCAAATTGATACTTATGGTAGTTTCATCATGCTCTGATATTGTACTTTCATCTGCCCTGATAACACCGGCAAAATACCTGAAATGATCAACACACAACGGTATATCTGCAGCCCTTGTTTCTCTGAGCGCCTTCCCGTTATCCACAGTTTCTACCCGGGCAAGATATTCAAGATTACTTTCTATAATATCTGCTATTTTAAGCATAACTCTGCTCCGCTCGGCAGCAGCTGTTTTAGACCATTTCGGAAAAGCCTGATGAGCAGCATCCAGTGCCTTGTTAATATCTTCCTTATTACCTCTGGCTGCTCTTGTAAAAGGCTCACCATCAATCGGGCTGATGTTATCAAAATATTCACCACTGCTCGGAGAGGTCCATTTGCCCCCGATGAAATGATCGTAATGAGGTTTGAACTCAGGCCTTTCTATTGATGCCTTTTTCTGGGTTACTGTTTCCATTTCCTTAATTTTTTGGTTTACAGCCATAAGTTCATAGATAAATTTGTCTAAAACTTTGCTGCAAGTCCAAATGAATATGCTCACAGTCTATTTCTGCATCAACTGACTTAAATCATATATTATCCCTTAGATTTTTTAAAGAAAAGATGTAAATTTAAATTATACCCTCTACCCCATGAATAAGCACCTTATCGACAGATTTCCCATCAGGGAGGAACGGTCCCTTTTTACGCTGGTGGAGAACAGGACTTCTTATTCATTCGAGATGTGTGAATTAAACCTGTTTGAGACTCATCAGAGTGTGGAGAATGTAAATCTTATGTTTGACCACTTTGTGCTGACGAGCATGCTTTCCGGCAAAAAGATCATGAAGTTAGCCAAACATGAATCATTTGATTACCTGCCCGGTGAGTCTGTTATCCTGCCTCCGGGAGAACTGATGAATATAGATTTCCCAGAAGCAAAAAGAGGTAATCCTACTCAATGTATAGCACTTACTATTTCTGATGAAGTAATACAAAAGACTTTTGATCTGCTCAATGAATATCATCCAAAAGATCCAACATGGGGACAATGGAATATTGACCCGGCGTATTTCCACCTGACTAATAATAAGGAGCTGGCTGACACCATCAACCGCATCATAAGGATAACGAAAAGTGAGCAGGGTAAAGCAAAGGACATCATGGTTGAACTCACTTTAAAGGAAATGCTGGTGAGGCTAATGCAAACCCAGGCGCGCCTGCTCTTCGAAAGCTCCTACCACCTTCTTTCAAATAACAACGCTCTTGCCGCCACTATCAAATACATAAAGGAAAACCTTACTTCAAAAATAAACATTGACAAGCTCTCGGATAAGGCATGTATGAGCAGGGCCAGTTTTTTTAAGAAATTCAGGGAGGCTATAGGAGAATCCCCGGCCCAGTATATCCTGAAGGAGCGCATAAAACTTGCCCAGACACAATTAAAATCTTCTGCCGTCAACATTACAGAAGTCTGCTTTGACTGCGGTTTTGAAAACCTTTCCCACTTTATCAAAGCCTTCAAAAGTGAAGTTGGAATGACCCCGAAAGCGTATCAGGTGGCTTGTATGCAGTAAAACACTTTAATGGCGTATCCTTCAGGACATACCTAAAGTGCTCTGGCACAGCTTTTCAGATTTAAAATAAGGAGAGCAGTACTTTTATCAACTAATAATCCGTCCATCTTCCATGGTGATAATACGGTCGGTTTTTTCTGCAAAGTCGTGGTCATGAGTAACTACTAATAGAGAGAGATGTTGCTCATGGCTTAGTTTTCGCAAAATGTTAAAAACATTCTCAGAGTTTTTACTGTCAAGGTTACCGGTAGGCTCGTCGGCCATGATAATGGTGGGCTCGTTAATTAATGCCCTGGCGATGGCAACACGCTGTTTTTGTCCTCCGGAAATACGTGAGGCCAGTTTACCTGCCTGGTCACCGATGCCTAAAAGTTCAAGCTTTTGCATAGCATCTTCTTTTATTTGAGCAGATCCTTTTTTAGCCAGCTTAAGTGCGGGAAGCATAACATTTTGTAAAATGGTAAACTCCGGCAACAAGTAATGAAATTGAAAAATAAACCCTATCTCGGAATTGCGAACAGCAGACAACTCCTTACCCGATTTACCAGTGAGCTTTTCTCCGGAAAGGTATAGTTCCCCTGTATAGTCCGAATCCATGGTCGACAAAATGTATAGCAGTGTAGACTTTCCGCACCCTGACTTTCCCATAATGGATACAAACTCTCCTTTCCTGATACTGAAAGAGATATCCTTCAATACATGAAAAGGCACCGGATCGGTAAAATATTTATTGATTTTTATTGCCTCTAGTACATTGATCATCATATGATATTTACTGACCTCTGATAATTTCCACAGGATCTATGCGCTCAGCTCTTCTCGCCGGCAGATATCCCGCTAAAAATGTAGAGACTATCGCAAATACAATCCCTATCAGGTAGTACAGCGGATTGAAGTTTACCGGAAAAGTCTTAATAGTTGGCAGTGCCTCGGTCTCAAAAGGTGTATGATCGATCAAAACTGAAATAAAGTAACCGAAAACAAGGCCTGTCACACCCCCAACCACACCAATGAGCATGGCCTGGCTGATAAATATCATTTTCACATCCTTTCCTGAAAAACCAGTAGCCTTGAGTATAGCGATATCATTCATTTTCTCATAGATCATCATGTTCAGAATGTTGTAGATACCAAAACCCGCCACAATGAGTAAGGTTATGGAAACAGCGTAGGTAATGATATTGCGGATGCTTGTTCCTGCTTCAAATTGGGCATTGGCGGTATTAATGTCTACGGCTGTTAAATTATATTGCTTCCTGATCTCATTACTCATGGGTACAGCATCATCAATATTATGGAGCTTTACATTAATATCGGTAATATAATTGTTGCCCTCTCCCATAATCCTCTGAGCTGTTTTCAGGTTGGTATAGCTCTGAATATTATCAATTTCCGCAAGTCCGCTCTGATAGAGCCCAACTATTTTCAATGGGAACATTTCCCCCGTGGCTGTTGCAACCTGGATTTTATCCCCCATATCCAATGACATTTTTTTAGCTATTCCTGCGCCTAAAAGAATACCATTATCATTTCTTGCGAGGTTCTGGGGCTCACCTTTCACAATGTAATCAGCTATGTTAAATAGCCGCACCTCCTCCATTATATCAACACCGTTAATAATGCCATTCAGTTTAATGGAACCTGCGACATAAAAAACCTGGGCCTTTACCTGGGGGGTTACACCGCGTACTCTGGAATCACTGCGCAAATAATCCAGCAGAGGCAGGGCATTGTGTATTCTTTCCTGGTTCTGTTTAGGTTTTACAGAATGCACTATATTGATGCCTCCAGCAAACTCCTCTATCAGGTCAACCGGTTGTTGTTTGCTGGGCCTGATCTCATTATAAATGTGCACATGTGGCGTTCTATCTAGTACAAGGTTGTCCAGCAGGTGATTTAGTCCGGTCATAAAACTGACCAGAATGATAAATGTGCCGATGCCGAAAGTAACGCCCAACGCCGCGATGGAAGACTGCTTTAACCTGGATAACAGATGCGTTTTGGAAATGGAAAGAATAACCGGCCAGTTCATAAATCAGGGTTTATAGATATAAGTACTGGTATCGAGCCCACTGACAATCTCAATATTTTCCATGCTATAGAGCCCGGTTTTCACCTCCAGCAGTCCCTCTTTGGTTTTTACCCGATTCTCTGTCACCAGGTAGTTTCGCGGAATTATTACAGCATTACTCTTTTTACGGATCACAATATTGGCTTCACCTGAAAGACCAGGATAAAGTATGCCGGGAGGTTCTTTAAATACCGCCTCTGCCGTAAATGTCTGTGTCCTCGTATTTTTCTGTGGATAAATCTTGGTGAGTATTGCATCGTACACTTTCCCTTCGTAGGCATCAAGAGTGATAAGCACCTGTTGCCCTACTTCAACTCTGGCAATATCAACTTCATCAATCAACATTTCTATAATAAAATTGCCGGCACTGCCTATGGAGGCAACAGGCTCCTGTAAACTCACAAGCTCGCCCGGCTCCTTATAAATGCTATAAACTTTGCCTCTGAACTCACTCATAACAGTATAGTCCCGGCTGGCTACAAGCGATGTCTTATAGTTAACCTTTGCCTGTTCGAGTTGAGTTTCCAGCTCATTCCTGGTTCTTTGATACCGGCTTCTCAAGGCTTGTAAATTCTTTTGTGATATTTCATAGGCTGTTTCCCTGGTATCATACTCATTTCTGGTGCCTACATTCTGTTCCCAAAGCTTTTTCTGTCTGTAAAAATTAACAGAATCCTGCCTCAGTCTTAGCCGCGCTGCCTCTATATCCTCTTTTAATTCCTTAAGCACTGCAGCATTTCCCTTTAGATTGTCTCTGGCTAATTCCAGAGCCAGTTTAGCTTTTTCAGTATTCAATTCAGGAGCGTCATTGGTTATTTGCATGATCTTCTCCCCTTTATCCACGATTGTACCCTCATCTGCATAAACCCTGGCGACTATACCTCCCACGGCCGCATGAGCATTGTATAAACTGTCGGGCTGTACTGTTAAGGAGGCATACACGGACTCTGTAATTGTAGCCAAATGAGGTTTCACCTTTTCATTATCATTACCGCATGAGGCTATCAATAGAATCAGAAAGGTGTTAAATATTAATCTTAAAGGCATTACTTATTTTTTTGTGAAGCTATTGTTCTGTCATAAACTTTAACAGGTCAATGATCAAATTTTATTCTGACATTTATCATAATTAACTAAATCACGGGATGAAGTAATATGCACTTCTTCTCGTCGTGCAAGGGTATGTCTCTCAGGCCTGTACAAAGGTTCACTCATGAAAGAAATTTAGTAATTCAAAATCATCATTTAAACGTTTGATACTCCTTTAAGTTTTGGCTTTGGAAAAGCTAAAAATTAAAGCTAAATTAAAATACGGCAACAAACTATCAGTGTATGAATCCCCCATATATCATTACCTGCTTAAGGAAGCTTATTCTCTTTGAATTTTGTTCCAAACGAACTTTACTCCTCAACCTATCTGCAAATACCTCTTAGCAAAGCAGGTAAAGTTTGCCTGATATCAGTCTTATTTTTGATTTTGTATTCACCCCAAAATACATAAACCTTGAATATATCGATAAGAAAAAGAATAAAGCACAAGTTAATCGCAGCTTTTGGAGCCGTTTTGGCATTGTCGTTCCTTTTAGCAGGCTGGGGTTATTACTCCATCAATAAAATAATGAACCACCAGAACCTGAACCAAAGAATAGATGACATCTCTATTATGGTACTTCAACTGAGACGTGCAGAGAAGGATTTTTTGATGCGGGAAACAACCAATCCGGAGTTTTTTCAAACCGGTAAAAGCCAGTATTTAACTGTGATAAATGAAATTACTCAAAAGCTACAGGAGGAACTTTCGCAGTTAAAGCAACATCCGTCAAGCGGGTCAATGGAGCTGAAAGACTCTTTTGATGCTATGAGAAAAACCATTGAACAGTACAGTGAAAAGCTTAAACAAATAGGCGAAACCGTCAAAGAAAGGGGTTATAAGGACTGGGGGCTGGAAGGTGAGTTGCGTAAGGCAATCCATGAGGTTGAAAATACGAACTTCCCCTACGACCGTGCATTGATGCTGACCCTTAGAAGACATGAGAAGGATTTTTTGCTAAGAAAGGAATTAGTGTATCCCGAGAAATTTAACCGGGACGTAGAAGAGTTTAAGTTATCGATAACAAATGCAGAAAACACTGACAGCAGCGCTGTATTTCAAGATCAGCAAAATACGATACTCAATAATCTGGATAATTATCAGAGCACGTTCAACCAGATTGTAGAAGCAGAGATGAAACTGGGGTTGAATGAGAAATCCGGACTGAGAGGAGAACTCAGGGCCATAGTGCATGAAATGGAGCCTCTCATAGAAAATCTGGAAGCCCGTATCCGCTCAACAACTTCATCCATCATTGATAATACTCTTCTTTTTTTTCTACTGGTATTTATTGTCCAACTTGGCGCTGGCCTGGTTATAAGTATCCGGTTTTCAAACAAGCTTACCGCAAATATTAAAAGGATCAAGGCTGGCATTGTTACCTTGTCGCAGGGTAAATTTCCTGATGAGGTGGATATAGCCAGCGAAGACGAGCTAGGAGAAACCCAGGCCGCCACCAATAACCTTGTAGAAAGGATAAAAACTGCAGCGGACTTCACCCTAAGTATCGGGGAAGGCAGGCTGGACCAGCAGTATGACGAAAGATACAAGGATGATGTACTGGCAAAAGCACTTCTTGATATGCACCAAAAGCTCAAGGCTGCAGATGAAGAGGATGAAAAACGAAATTGGGCCACCAAGGGTCTGGCTGATTTTGGTGAGATTATCAGAAACAATGAAAACAACCTGCGTGAACTTAGCCATAGAGTAATTTCCGATCTGGTGAAGTTCGTAAATGCCAACCAGGGCAAGTTATTTGTACTTAATGATGAGGACAACAATACCATTGGCGAACCTCATCTTGAACTCTATGCAGCTTATGCGTGGAAAAGACAAAAACACCAGAATCAAATCATCTCTAAAGGAGAAGGACTATCGGGACAGGCCTGGTATGAGCAGAAAAGCATTTACCTTAAGGAAGTGCCTGAAGATTATATCAAAATAAGATCAGGACTTGGAGAGGCAGTGCCCACCAGTGTACTGATAGTACCGCTGGTAGTAAATGAAACTGTATTTGGGGTTATAGAACTGGCCTCACTTAAAGAATTTGAAGATTATCAAATCAACTTCATAGAAAAACTGGCGGAAATAATTGCCGCAAGCCTTTCCAGTGTGAAAATAAATGAAAAAACAAAAAGCCTGCTGGAGCAGGCACAGCAGCAATCAGAGGAAATGAGAGCCCAGGAAGAGGAAATGCGCCAGAATATGGAAGAGCTATCTGCCACACAGGAAGAAATGGGAAGAAAGGAAAAGGAATACCTCAAAAAGATTGAGGAACTTGAAAGCAAACTGGCCGAACAACCGGCCGAGTAGAAAAAAAACAAACTCTTTCAATTTATGTCTATACAGCCACTTACAAAAAGTGGCTTTCTCATTAAATCTCTAACGGTATTTAATTACAAAAATCTAAATTAGCGCCATCAAATCCTCTACAGCGCTACCGCTATGAATGAAAATACAGAAATCGTCAACATTTTACGAAATCAGGAGTTTGAAAATAGCCTGATTGATGAAATACTTACTGTCGGAAGGCTCAAAAAGGTGCAGAAGGGTGCCAGTGTAATCACACCAGGATCAAAAGCAAGTGAAATTCCACTGGTCATTGATGGTACACTTAAGGTGATGCGGCAGGATAAGGATGGCAGCGAGATATTTCTATACTATCTCGAGGGCGGTGAAGCCTGTGCCATGTCAATAACCTGCTGCCTCGAAAATAAAAAGAGCCAGTTTAATGCCGTTGCTGAGGAAGATTGCCTGCTATGGATGATACCTATGGGAACACTTGATGCATGGATAGCGAAATACCCTTCATTCAGAAAATTTGTATTTACCTCCTATCAGAAACGCTTTGACGAGTTATTGACCGCCATCGACAGCATGGTATTTATGAAGATGGACCAGCGACTGTACAAGTATCTGCTGGACAAAAAGCAGGCTTCAGGCTCATTTGAGATCCACAAAACCCATGAGCAAATTGCCCGCGAGCTAAATACCTCGCGAGTAGTAATCTCAAGGTTGCTGAAGCAACTGGAAAACGAAGGAAAAATAGAGCAGTTTAGAAATAAGATAGAAATACTGTAACGATAAGCCGGTTGCTCTTACTCTCTGTAACATTTGTTACAAACCTCATATAACCCGTACCTTACTTTTGCTGGTTGAAATTAAAAACTGAACCGGTAAAATGAAAGAAGCAATAGATTTTATAAGTCAGCCATGGCCCTGGTACGTGGCAGGCCCTGTAATAGCCCTTGTTATGTTCTCCTTATTGTTGCTTGGGAATAATTTTGGGCTTTCCGCCAACCTTCGTTCCATGTGCGCAATACTTGGAGCAGGAAAGCATTGTGAGTTTTTTGACTTTAACTGGAGAGCACAGGCCTGGAACCTTGTTTTTGCCGCAGGGTTGATCATCGGCGGCTATATAGCGCATGCTTTCCTTACACCATCTGGGGGAGTAAACATTTCGTCGCAAACTATCGCCGACCTTCAACAGCTGGGTATAGAAGACCCGGGTAAATCACTGGTACCTGAAAACCTCTTTTCATGGCAGTCACTCGCCACCGTTAGAGGTTTTATTATGCTGGTTGCAGGGGGCTTTCTTATAGGTTTCGGCACACGGTATGCAGGTGGCTGCACCTCCGGACATGCCATCAGCGGGCTCAGCGATCTACAGCTGCCCTCCCTGATTGCTGTAATAGGCTTCTTTATAGGAGGCTTACTCGTTACCTATCTTGTACTACCTTTTTTACTCACCATCTAAAAACACTTTTTAACAATGAAAATATTGAGATACCTGATCATTGGGATCATTTTCGGGATCACTCTGGCCAAGGCAGAGGTGATCTCCTGGTATAGAATTTATGAAATGTTCAGATTTCAAAGCTTCCACATGTATGGCATAATAGGTTCCGCTATAGCTTTGGGTATTGTATTCGTACAGCTTATACGACGCTTTAAGCTTAATTCTGTTGATGGTAATCCTATACAGATCTACCCGAAACAACGGAGTGTTTCCAGATATTTATACGGCGGTATCATATTCGGATTAGGCTGGGCCATGACGGGTGCCTGCCCCGGTCCTATGTTCATTTTATTGGGAAATGGCGTAAGTGTAATCCTCGTAGTGATTGCAGCAGCACTACTGGGTACATATACTTATGGCTTACTACGAAATAAGCTGCCTCACTAACAGGCGCAAAGGTCTCCCGGGCATATCATGACAAAAGTCAGTTTTGTTAGTAACATAAGTTACACTGTTTCATCCTTCAGCCGGCGAAATTTATGCTATCGTTAATCAAAGTACATTTATTATGAAAGTAGAACAAATTTATACCGGCTGCCTGGCTGAGGCGGCTTATTATATCGAATCTCAGGGTGAGGTGACCATTGTTGACCCATTGAGAGAGGTGGCTCCGTACATTGAAAAATCAGAAGAAAACGGAGCCAGGATTAGGTATGTGCTGGAAACCCACTTCCATGCAGACTTTGTATCAGGACATCTCGATCTCGCAAAGAAGACCGGGGCCAGCATAGTCTATGGGCCGACTGCACAGCCAAACTTTGAAGCCCACATAGCTGCCGACGGAGAAGTTCTGCCACTTGGAAATATCAAAATTAAGGTACTACACACTCCCGGGCATACCATGGAGTCTGCAACCTACCTGTTGATTGATGAACAGGGTACAGAAAAGGCCATTTTTACGGGAGACACGCTGTTTATAGGTGATGTAGGACGTCCGGATCTTGCTGTAAAAACAAATTTAACAAGAGAAGACCTTGCAGGCCACCTGTATGATTCGTTGCGCCAAAAGATCATGCCCCTGGCTGATGATATAGTTGTTTATCCCGGTCATGGCGCCGGCTCGGCCTGTGGCAAAAATATGAGCGCCGAAACTACGGATACTTTAGGCAACCAGAAACGCTTCAATTATGCACTGAGGGCAGACATGACCCGGGATGAATTTATCAAAGAGGTAACCACCGGACTGGCGGAACCACCTCAGTATTTCCCTAAAAATGCAGTAATGAACAAAATGGGATATGAAAGCTTTGACAAGGTACTGTTACAGGGAACCGTAGGACTGGATATCCGGACCTTTGAAAACAAGGTGGAAAGGGAGAACGCCCTGATACTCGATACAAGAAAAAAAGAAGAGTTCGTTAAAGGCTTCATTCCCGGGTCTATTTGGATAGGTATAGAGGATAAGTTTGCTCCATGGGTCGGGGCACTGGTCACCGACCTCAGGCAGCCGATAGTTTTTATAGCTGATAAGGGACGTGAGGAAGAAGTGATCACCAGGCTTTCCCGGGTGGGATATGATAATACGCTTGGGTATTTGAATGGCGGCTTTGAGGTCTGGAAAAATTCTGACAAAGATATTGACACCCTTGACGAGATCGGACCACATGATTTCACAAACCTCTATGATATTGAGCAACTGAGTGTGCTGGATGTGCGCAAACAAAGCGAATACGCATCGCAGCATATAGAAGGTGCCATCAGCTTTCCACTGGATTTTATTAACAGAAACATGGAAAAGATCGATAGAAAAGCGCCTTACTACCTGCATTGCCAGGGCGGCTACCGCTCAGTTATCGCTGCATCAATACTTAAATCAAGAGGTTTTGATCAAATTATCAATGTGCGCGGCGGAATTAATGAGATAGGGAAATCATGTATAAAACTCACTTCTTATCGTCAGCCTGAAACCATGTTGTAGACCTCCATAATTAGTACAAAAAACCCGCCCCGCTCTATTATAAAGCAGGGCGGTTTCATTTTACTGCCTTCTCAATAGAATCTGCTTCTGTGTAAAATTATAGGCGGCATCCAGAAACTCTACAAGTCAAGACTTGATAACAAAAGTGCAGGGAAGTAACCATTTTCCTGGAATAAAACCAAACGTT
This region of Fulvivirga ulvae genomic DNA includes:
- a CDS encoding aldehyde dehydrogenase family protein; amino-acid sequence: METVTQKKASIERPEFKPHYDHFIGGKWTSPSSGEYFDNISPIDGEPFTRAARGNKEDINKALDAAHQAFPKWSKTAAAERSRVMLKIADIIESNLEYLARVETVDNGKALRETRAADIPLCVDHFRYFAGVIRADESTISEHDETTISINLQEPLGVVGQIIPWNFPLLMATWKIAPALAAGCCTVVKPAEQTPTSIMVLMELIQEVVPPGVINVVTGFGPEAGKPLANSPRIAKVAFTGETTTGRLIMQYASENLIPVTMELGGKSPNIFMPSIADADDEFFDKCVEGAAMFALNQGEVCTCPSRILVHESVYDRFMDRVVERTKSIKMGHPLAEDTMMGAQASNDQFEKILSYMDIGKQEGAEVLCGGGPAKLNSGLENGYYIEPTIFKGTNKMRVFQEEIFGPVTSVTTFKDTEEAINIANDTLYGLGAGLWTRDAHEIYQIPRAIQAGRVWVNCYHAYPAHAPFGGYKKSGFGRENHKMMLNHYRNTKNMLISYDKNKLGFF
- a CDS encoding AraC family transcriptional regulator; translation: MNKHLIDRFPIREERSLFTLVENRTSYSFEMCELNLFETHQSVENVNLMFDHFVLTSMLSGKKIMKLAKHESFDYLPGESVILPPGELMNIDFPEAKRGNPTQCIALTISDEVIQKTFDLLNEYHPKDPTWGQWNIDPAYFHLTNNKELADTINRIIRITKSEQGKAKDIMVELTLKEMLVRLMQTQARLLFESSYHLLSNNNALAATIKYIKENLTSKINIDKLSDKACMSRASFFKKFREAIGESPAQYILKERIKLAQTQLKSSAVNITEVCFDCGFENLSHFIKAFKSEVGMTPKAYQVACMQ
- a CDS encoding DUF779 domain-containing protein, which gives rise to MVKRIEATEDALEVIDQLQKRYGPLMFHQSGGCCDGSQPMCFEDGDFKVGESDVLLGEVANCPFYMSRDQFEYWKHTHLTLHITEGRGSSFSLEIPLGIRFIIKSRLFTEEELQVLEQEQN
- a CDS encoding T9SS type A sorting domain-containing protein, which codes for MNIKPIVILIVLHLTSYGLMPSQQIQKQSDLKLSTTREEADALTANYIRSYPNPTNGPLSITMGKAYNKVTVEIRSLSGKLISKEQYDNTDEINTNISAPRGIYLLRITGDDQHLMIYRITKE
- a CDS encoding ABC transporter ATP-binding protein; the protein is MMINVLEAIKINKYFTDPVPFHVLKDISFSIRKGEFVSIMGKSGCGKSTLLYILSTMDSDYTGELYLSGEKLTGKSGKELSAVRNSEIGFIFQFHYLLPEFTILQNVMLPALKLAKKGSAQIKEDAMQKLELLGIGDQAGKLASRISGGQKQRVAIARALINEPTIIMADEPTGNLDSKNSENVFNILRKLSHEQHLSLLVVTHDHDFAEKTDRIITMEDGRIIS
- a CDS encoding sodium-dependent transporter, with protein sequence MAARGGFSSKLGFIAAAAGSAVGLGNIWQFPYVAGQNGGAAFLLIYVAWIFLIGLPVMVGEIAVGRRTLANPYGAYKELGGKSWAFVGLFGIICGVMILSFYNVVAGWAFGYFIQVSFGDILKEPDFAGYFNNYVADYSDNLLFSISFMILTAFIVYKGVQKGIEGTSKVLMPTLFVILILIIIYGLTLPNAMDGVNFYLIPNFDLINGATIYSALGQAFFSLSLGMGALITYGSYIGRQDNIISSATMVTIADTMVAFLAGLMIFPLVFSQGQSPSEGPGLVFVALMGVFQTMDPIMARFVGGGFFLLLSFAALTSTISLLEVPVAFLVDEKKISRGKAVALMAIVVFALGLPSMLGFGATEFFTDFMFYEGITKSFMDVVQDIFFVVSLPLGGFLLSIFVATRWKRHNMSEEISHGNNRYIGSIVEKFFNTMITFVCPVVLGVMFVLTMLQKFFGIEVF